The window ATGGCGCCTTCCTCGTCGTTGGACGGGAAAGCGACGCCCTCATAGCCGCTATGATCGCTGAGCTTCATCACTCAGGAGAGATTGAGTTCCTGATGCGCCTACGGGCCGAATGGGTCGGTCAAGGGGGGCTGTTCAACCTCCCCTGTACTTATCGACGTAGTTCAGGATGATGTGCCCCGATGCGTCGACCACTCTGAACCCGTCCGGCCTGGGATCGCCCTTGACCGTGCGGGCCGCGCCGAGCGCCACGGCGGGCGCACCCGTGTAGGCGATCAGGCTACCGCGCTCGACCCGGTGAACCGTGATAGCGATCTCGCCGAGGCCGGGCCGGAGGGCGTAGAAGGTGACGGTGTAGGTCATGGCCGGTGTGAACGCCGCGAAGGCCGCAAGCGATCCCACAAGAGAGTCGAGCGGAGCTGGCCCGGGCTAACCCCTTGTTCCAGCTGTCAGGTGAGGCAGCTACATAGCACCGCGACGCTTGAGGATCGCCGACCGTGGCGAAACTGAACCTGTGTTCGGCACCTCCCTCCCGGCTCGTATGGCCATCGAGAGAAGTCCGCCGTCCGAATTTCCACTCGCGAGACACACGGCCATGAGCGCAACTGTGATCGCCGCGCCTGCACCTCGCGCCCGCCGTCTTCACCCCTGGCCGGTGCGCGCCATGCATTGGCTCAACGCCGTGGCCATGATCGCGATGATCGGCTCGGGCTGGGGCATCTACGACGACGCTGTCGTGTTCCACTTCGTCTACTTCTGGGACGGCTTGAAGCTCGGCTCCTGGGCGGCCCAGAGCCTGCTGTATCACTTCGCCTTTATGTGGCTGCTGTTGATCAACGGCGCCGTCTACCTCGTCTACGGCTTCGCCACGGGCCGCTTCCGCGAGCGCCTCCTGCCGATCCGCCCGGCCGAGATCGTCGAAACCGTGCGCGACACCCTGCACCTGCGCATCGCCCACGAGGACCTCACGGTCTACAACGCCGTTCAGAAGTTCCTCTACATCATCGTGATCCTCGCCGGCATCGCTCAGGTCGTGACGGGCCTGGCGCTGTGGAAGCCCACGCAATTTTCGGGGCTGATCGCGTTGTTCGGCGGCTTCCAGGGCGCGCGGGTCGCTCATTTCGCGGGCATGGCTGTCATCGTCGGCTTCCTCACCGTCCACGTCGCTCTGGCGCTGCTCGTGCCGCGCACGCTCGTGGCGATGGTGGCCGGCGGTCCGCGCGTCCCGCCGCGCCGCGACGCGGCGGGGCCGGCGGAGGTCGCCCGATGAAGTCGCCCTTCCGCCCCGCCAGCCTGCCAAACCCGGCGATCCTCGACGACCACCGCGGCGCGATCCGAACTCTCGAGCGCCGTGGCCTGCTCCGGGGCGGCCTCTCGCTCGGCGCCCTGACGATGCTGACGGGCTGTGACGTCGCCCAGCCGGACTCCGTGCAGAGTGGCCTGCTCCGCATGTCCGCGTTCAACGATTGGGTCCAGGCACGTCTCTTCGACCCGAACAAGCTCGCGCCGGAGTTCCCCGCCTCGCTCGCCCTGCGGCCGCCGCGGTTCAACGCCTACTACGACATCGAGAAGGTGAAGCCGGTCGACGGCGAGACCTGGCGTCTCGAACTCGCGGGGTTGATCGCCGACAAACGCCCCTGGACGCTGCGGGACATCGCCGCCCTGCCGCGGCGCGAGATCGTGATCCGCCACGTCTGCGTCGAGGGGTGGAGCTACATCGGACAATGGTCCGGCGTGCCGCTCCGGGCCTTCCTGGAGCGGGTCGGCGCCGACCTCAGCGCCAGATACGTCGCGTTCAAGACCGCGGACGACTATCCGAGCAGCATCGACATGGCCAGCGCGCTCCATCCCCAGACGCTGCTGGCGACGAGTTACGGCGGAGACGCGCTGGCGGACCCCTTCGGCTTCCCGCTCCGCCTGCGCACGGCGGTGAAGCTCGGCTTCAAGAATCCCAAGTGGATCACGGCGATCGAGGTTTCCAACACCTACACGGGCGGCTACTGGGAAAAACTCGGCTTCAACTGGTTCGCGGGCCTTTGAGGAGGCTCCCGATCGCCGCCTGTCTGCTGGCCGCAGTCATCGCCCTGCCGGCGCGCGCGCAGAACCCGGGCCCCTCGCCGCTGCCCGAGAACATGCCGCCGCCGGGCGGCATGTCCGGAGCGCAGATGGCGGCCCGCTCGGATCGCCGCTTCCCCCAACCCGTCCGCGTCGGCGCCCTCGTCGGGCGGGAACTGCTGTCCCCCTACGAGTGGCAGCCCGTCCTCGGCCGCATCGCAGCGGTCGTGCGCCGCGGCGACGGCTCGCTCGACGTGGTCGTGCACCTCGATGGCCGGCTCGGGCTGGACTGGCTCGGCCTCGGCTGGGTCGACTGGTGGGGCTTCGGCTCGCGGCGGGTGAGCGTGCCCGTCGACGCGGTCGCGTTGCTCGGGGAATATGTCGGCCTGATGGACCTCACGTCCGAGCGCCTGCGCGCGCTGCCGGATTTCGCGCCGGCCTCCACGGTCGATCTGAAACCCGACGAGACGATCCGCGTCGGCCTCGTGCCACCGTTCCATTGAACGCCGGAAGCACCACGGGCGGAGCGCTGTGCTTGGTGCGGGACGCCACATGCGCGGTGGCCGTCATGGCCAAGGCGCCCAGGGCCGGCCTGTCGAAGACGCGGCTGTGCCCGCCGCTCGCGCCCGATCAGGCCGCGGCCCTGAGTGCCGCCTTCCTGCGCGACACCACCGACAACCTGTTCGCCGCCGCGCGCGAAGCGCCAATCAGCCCCTACGCCGCCTATGCGCCGGCGGGGAGCGAGGGGATCGTGAAGCTCCACCTCGCGCCCGGCACTGCGCTCGTCCTCGCCGACGGGACCGCGCCGGCGCCGCCCGGCGTCGAGGGATTCGGTCGCTGCCTGTTTCAGGCGCTCGAAGGCCTGCTGGCCCGCGGCCACGCGGCGGCCTGCGTGCTCAGCTCCGACGTCCCGACCCTGCCGACCCGCCTCCTGATCGACGCGGCCCGCCTGCTGCTGGAGCCGGGCGAGCGCGGCGTGCTCGGCCCCTGCGACGACGGCGGCTATTACCTGCTCGGCCTGAAGCGCGCCCACGCGCGCCTGTTCGCGGACATCGCCTGGAGCACCGACGCCGTCGCCGGGACGACGCGGCGTCGGGCGGCCGAGATCGGCCTCGACCTCGTCGAGATCGAGGCTTGGTACGACGTGGACGACGCGGCCGCGCTGGGGCGGATGTGCGCCGAGGCGCACGGCTACGGCGCGCCGGCGACGCGCGCGGCCCTGAGCCGGCTCGGCATCCCCGACAGCGTGCCGGCATGAGGGCCCGTCCTGCCCGGCGGCTTCCCGCGACGCGCCGCCCCGTGCACCGCCGCCTTTGGGCGACCGCGAACCCGATCATCCCGGCGTGAGCGGGCCCGCGGACACCGGCGAAGCCGCCGCCCGGGCCAGCTCCGCCGGGGGATCCTTCCCGCTCGCGGCCTTTCTGTCCCGCTGGGCCGATTGTGCGGTCCAGGACCTCGCGGCCTCCGACTCGCAGACGCTGCCCCTGTCGACGCTGCTGCGCTACGCCGGGGCCGAGGATCTGCGGCGCTGGCACGGCGTCGGCCTCGGCTACGCCGACCCGCGCGGCGCGCCCTGGCTCCGCTCCGCGATCGCGGGGCGCTATGAGGCGCTCGGCACCAGCGGCGTCCTGGCCTGCAACGGCGCTCAGGAGGCGATGGCCTGCGTGCTGCGCGCCGCCCTCCGGCCGGACGACCACGCGATCGTGGTCGTGCCGATCTACGGCCCGTCCGAACTCGCCGTCACGAGCCTCTGCGCGACCAGCGGCGTCGCGCTCGACCCCGACCGCAGTTGGTCGCTGGACCTCCACCGCGTCGCGGCCGCGATCCGCCCGAACACCCGGCTTGTGCTGGCGAACTTCCCCAACAGCCCGACCGGCGCCTCGCTCGATCGGGCGGCGCTCGACGGCCTCGTCGCCCTGTGCCGGCGGCACGGGCTGTGGCTCGTCAACGACGAGGTGTATGGCAGGACCGACGCCCGGGGGGGCGCCGCTCCGGTGGTGGACCGCTACGAGCGGGGGGTATCGGTCGACGGCCTGTCGAAGGGGTTCGGGCTGCCGGGTCTGCGCGTCGGCTGGGCGGCGTGCCGCGACGAGGGCCTGCTCGACCGAGCCATGGCGCAGAAGAGCCTGTTGTCGAGCTGCCTGTCCGGCCCGAGCGAGGTGCTGGCCCACATCGCCCTCGGGATGGAAGGCCGCATCACGGCGCTGTCGCGGTCGATCGGGCGGCGCAACCACCGCCGGCTGCGGGCGCTGCTCGACCGCTTTCCGGACCTGTTCGAGGCGGACGCCCCGGCCAACCTCGCCTTCGCGTTTCCGCGCTTCCGCGGCGCCGGCGGGGCCGTGCGCTTCGCCGAGGCGCTGGCGCGGCAGGCCGGCCTGCTCGTGCCGCCCTCCACCCTGTGGCGTTCGCCCTTGGCGCAAGTCCCGGACGACCGCCTGCGCATCGGCCTCGGCCGGCTGGGCAGCGGCCCGGCGCTGGCGGCCCTTGAGGCTCACCTGATCCGGTCGGCCCCGTCGCGGGGAGGCGCCGCATGCACGGGGTGAGCGCCGTTGCGTCCCGCTCCCGCACATGCGGGGCCACGGTGGCGCTCGTAGCGGTGCTGGTGCTGGTCGCGCTCTGCACGTTCGGCACCGCCGTCGGCCGGGCGCGCAGCGACCTCCTGTTCTACGGCTGCGCCTTCGCACAGGCAGGGCTCGCCCTCGCCGCCGCCGCGCTGGCGGCTCGCAGCCCGGCCCGCATGGCCCTGCCAAGCATCATCGCCGTGGCGGTCGCCGCCGGGGCCGCGCTGCTCGCGCTGAGCCTGTGGACGCGGCGGCGGGGCGAGGCGTCGCTGCCCGCGTCGCTCGGCGGCACGGCCCTGCTGGTCGTGGTGTTCCTGCTGCTGCTCACGCCCGTATTCCCCTGGTATTTCCTGCTGGCGCTGCCGTTCACGGCGCTGCTCGGCCTGTGGAGTCCCTTCGCGCTCTCGACGGGCAGCTTCCTGGTCTACGGCTTCAACGCCGACGCGCCGGCGTTCCTCCTCCGGTGGTCTTTCCTGATGGCTCTCGTGCTCCTCGCCGCGGCACGGGACGCCTGGTGCTGGCGCGGCATGGACGGGGTTCCCGATGCTTGACGAAGCCCGGGCCGGCGACGCCACCGCGGCGCTCGCCGATGCGGCGCCCCCACCCGCCGTCGATCCCCGCCGCTACCACGAGGCCGCCGACCCGCAGCGCTCGCCCGTGGCGGCGCGCCCGCCCGTCTGCCTCTACCTGGAGGTGACGAACCGCTGCAACCTGCTCTGCACCACCTGCCCGCGCACCTACGTCGAGCTTGAGCCGCCGGCCGACCTGTCGTGGGACCTGTTCACCCACATCGTCGACCAGATCCCGGACCTCAAGCGTGCGGTCCTGCACGGCGTCGGCGAGCCGATGCTGGTCAAGGATCTGCCGAAGATGGTGCGCCACCTGAAGGACCGCGGCACCACCGTGCTGTTCAACACCAACGGCACGGTGCTGAACGAGCGCAACGGCCGCGCCCTCGTGGACGCCGGTCTCGACGAGCTGCGCGTGTCGCTCGACGCCTCGACGCGCGAAAACTACCTCGCGGTGCGCGGCGTCGACTATTTCGAGCGCATCCTGAAGAACGTCGCCCGCTTCCGCGCCATGCAGGAGCGCGAAGGCTTCGCCCGGCCCCGCGTCTCGGCCTGGCTCACGGGCCTCAAGGAGACCGTCGCCGAGCTGCCGGCCTTCGTGCGCCTCGCCGCCGACATCGGCGTGCGCGAGGTCTACCTCCAGCGCCTCGTCTACTTCGACGAGGGGGCGGTCGGCCTCGCGCGGCCCGACCAGGCGCTGTTCGAGAGCCTCGCCGCCGGCGAGGCCGAGCACATCGCCGAGGCCGAGCGCGTGGCGTCCCGGCTCGGCCTCGTCTTCTCGGCCTCGGGGGCCGCCTCCGAGCCGGGCCTGAGCCTCGAGCGCAAGGCGGACAGCAACCCGTGGTCGCTGTGCGGGCGGCCCTGGACCGTGATGTATTTCACCGCCAACGGTCGGGCGCTGCCCTGCTGCATCGCGCCCTTCGCGCAGGCCGGCTACGAGAACTACACGCTCGGCGACGCCACGCAGGAAACGCTGCGCGAGATCTGGAACGGCGCCCGCTACCGCGACTTCCGGGCCGCGCTCCAGTCCGACCGGCCGCCGACCGCCTGCGCGAACTGCGGCCTGCGCTGGAGCCTGTAGGGCCTTGCGGGCCGGGGGCGCCGAGGGCGTCGTGTCGGTCGTCGTGCCCTGCCTCGTGCTGGTCCGCACCGTGCTGCACCTCGCCGCAGCGCTTCGGAGTCCCCGTGGCTGAGCGGCGCACGGCGCGGGCGGCGGCACGCTGCGGAGATCGGATCCCCGTCCGACGGTGCCGGGTCGCACCACAAGCCACCGCGCCGAGATGCAGGCAACGACATGCTTCAAGCCGTCATGCATCCCGAGACCGTCTACCGCTACTCGATCTGGGCCGTCGCCCTGTCCCTGGGGGGCTGCGGCGTCGGGGCGGCGCTGCTCATCGGCGTGGCGATGGAGCGCGTCCTGCCGGCGAGCACGCGCCAGCGCGACAACGCCCTCACGGCGGCGATCCTGTCCATCGTGGGGCTGACGTTCGGCGTGCTGCTCGCCTTCGTGGCGATGCTGGCCTGGGAAAGGTTCGACGCGGCGGAGACGGCCGCGAGCCACGAGGCGGCTCTCCTCTTGGACCTGGGCAAGGTCGCCGCCGCCATGCCCGACCCCGAGCGGACGCATCTGCTCGGCAGCCTCGCCGCATATGCGCGGGCTGTGCGCGAGCTGGAATGGCCCGACCAGGCGGAAGGCCGCGCGGTTCCGGCCGGCAGCCCACCGCTCGATCGCGCCGACGCCGTCGTGATCGGGATGCATCCCCAGGACATCGGCACGGGCAATCTCCAGGCCGCACTGATCGCCGGGCTCACCCGGCTTCGCGACGCGCGAAACGAGCGCCGAGCCGCCGCCGAGTCGCAGTTCCCGCCCGTGATCTGGGTCGTCGTGGTCGCCGGCGGCGCCGCGACCCTGATGTGCGCCGCCTTGCTCGGTACGGCCAGCCTGCGGCTGCACCTCGCACTGACCTCGCTGCTGTCGCTGTCGGGCGTCCTGGTGCTCGTGATGATCGTGGCCCTCGGACACCCGTTCCAGGGCGACCTCCGCGTCACTCCCAAAGCTTTCACCGAGGTCGAAGACGCCATAGGCGCCCCACTTCGGGAGGCGCCGCCCTGAACCCTTCCGGCGAACGAGAGGCCGTCTCCCGGAATCGCCCGCTGCCTGGACGGGCCGAAGCGTCCGAAACTGACCTCACCGACCAGCCAGGCTGGTGCACCCCGGATCCGGAGGATCGAAAGATGACCGTTCGCTACAACACCATCGACGTCGACGGCCTCGATGTCTTCTACCGGTCCGCCGGCGATCCGGGCGCCCCGGCCGTGCTGCTGCTGCACGGCTTCCCGAGCGCCAGCCACATGTTCCGCGACCTGATCCCGGAGCTGGCCGCCACGCATCACGTGGTCGCCCCGGACCTGCCCGGCTTCGGCCTGACGGAGCGGCCCACGCGCGGCGCCTTCGCCTACACGTTCGAGGCCATCGCGAAGGTGGTCGGCCGCTTCACCGAAGTGCTCGGCTTGAAGAGGTTCGCGATCTACGTCTTCGATTATGGTGTCCCCACCGGCTTCCGCCTGGCGCTGGCCCATCCCGACCGTATCACCGCGATCGTGTCCCAGAACGGCAACGCTTACGCGGAGGGCCTCAGCGAGGGTTGGAACCCGATCCGGCGGTACTGGGAGAACGAGACCGATGAGAACCGCGAAGCGCTGCGCGGCCTGCTGAGTGCGGACTCGATCCGCTGGCAGTACGAGCACGGCGTGCCGGACACGTCCAGGGTGTCGCCGGACGGCTGGACGCTCGACGCGCACTACACGCAGCGCCCCGGCGTCGACGACATCCAGCTCGACCTGTTCCTCGACTACAGGAGCAACGTCGCCATGTATCCGGATTTCCAGCGCTATCTCCGAGAGCGTGCACCCAAGCTGTTGGCCATCTGGGGCCGGAACGATCCCTTCTTCATCTCTCCGGGCGCGGAAGCCTTCAAGCGCGACGTCCCGGACGCCGAGGTTCGCTTGCTCGACACCGGCCACTTCGCCCTGGAAACCCACGCCCGCGAGATCGGTGCTGCCGTCCGCGACTTCCTCGGCCGCCATCCGGGCTGATCCCGAACCGATCGCTGCCGGGCCCCGTCGCGCCACCCGATCCCTTCCCAACGAGGCCGACCATGACCCCCACTGACGTCGTCCGCACCTTCTACGATCGGCTCGCCGCCGGAGACGCGCCCAGCGCCCTCGGCCTCATGGCACCCGACATCGAGTGGATCACCATGTGGCACTACAAGGTCGAAGGCCGGGGGCCCGCCGCGGTCGCAAAGGGTCTGTTCGGGCCCCTGATGGCCGAGTGGGCCAGCTTCTCGCTGGCGCCCAGCACGTTCATCGCCGAGGGCGGGACCGTGGTGTCGCTCGGCGCCTTCCGGGGCGTTCATGGCGCCACCGGCAAAGCCGCCGAGGCGCCCTACGCCCACGTCTGGACGGTGAATGACGGCAGGATCGTCCGCTTCCGCCAGTACATCGACACGCTGGCGGTCGCTGAAGCGCGGCGCGCGTGACCAGCCGCGGTCGACCGCGCCGAAGCCCGCACGGTTGCCCGAGGTGTTCATCATCGAGGAATGAACCATGACCTACGGAAAGATCGGGGCCGCGCTCGCCGGGGCGGCCGCATTCGTGGCTTCGGCTGCGATGGCGGGGCCGCTGCCCTCGACCACCGCGACCACCACCTACCACCGCGCCCAGGTCGACGGGGTCGGCGTCTTCTATCGGGAAGCCGGCCCGAAGGACGCGCCGACGATCGTGCTGCTCCACGGCTTCCCGTCATCCTCGCGCGGGTACGACAAGCTGATCCCGGTGTTGGCGACGCGCTATCACCTGATCGCCCCGGATTTTCCGGGCTTCGGCCAGAGCGACGCGCCGCCGCCGTCGGCCTATGCCTACACATTCGACCACTTGGCGCAGACCACGGACCTCCTCCTGGAAGCCCTGCACCTCGACCGGTACAGCCTGTACATCTTCGACTACGGCGCGCCGGTGGGCATGCGGCTGGCGCTGGCCCACCCCGAGCGCCTGCAGGCGCTGATCAGCCAGAACGGCAACGTGTATCGGGAGGGGCTCGGCGCCAAATGGGCCAGGATCGCCGAATACTGGGCGGATCCGTCCGCCCATCCGGAGGTGCTCGACGCCTTCCTGTCGCCGGAAGCGACCGAACAACGCCACACCGCCGGCACCTCGCACCCGGAGCGCTACGACCCCGACACCTGGACCGACGAGATCGCGCGTCTGTCGAGGCCCGGCCAGCGCGAGATCCAGGCGGCGCTGCTCCATGACTACAGGACCAACGTCGCGGCCTACCCCGCCTGGCAGGCGTGGCTCCGGCAGCACCGGCCGCCGACCCTCGTGGCCTGGGGTGCCAACGACCCGTCCTTCGTGGCCGCGGGGGCGACGGCCTTCCGCGCCGACCTGCCGGACGCGGAGGTCCACCTGCTGGACGCCGGCCATTTCGCGCTGGACGAGAAGAACGACGAGATCGCCGCGCTGATCCTGCCCTTCATGGCCGAGCATGTGCCCTCGCCGTAGCGGCCTCCGGGCTCGCCGGCGACGGGGCGGGGCGCCGCGCGGGTTCGACGCGAAAGGACGCGTGGCGCCGCCCCGAGACCCGCTTAGGATCGCGGCCCGCGAGGCCCACCCCTGGAACGCCGATGGACCGACTGGACGCGATGCAGGTGCTGCTCACGGCGGTGGAGTGCGGCAGCCTGTCCAAGGCGAGCCGCAGGCTCGGCCAGCCGCTCGCCACCGTGAGCCGCAAGGTGTCCGATCTCGAAGACCACCTGAGGGCGGAGCTCCTGATCCGCTCGTCACGGGGCCTGGAACTGACGCCCGCCGGCCGGACCTACATCGCGGCGGCCCGCACCGTGTTGGAGCAACTGCACGAGGCCGAGCGGGCCGCCGCGGGCGAGTACGTCGAACCCAAGGGCGACCTCGTCGTCACTGCGCCGGTGATGTTCGGCCGGCTCCACGTCCTGCCCGTGGTCACCGCCTTCC is drawn from Lichenibacterium dinghuense and contains these coding sequences:
- a CDS encoding alpha/beta fold hydrolase produces the protein MTVRYNTIDVDGLDVFYRSAGDPGAPAVLLLHGFPSASHMFRDLIPELAATHHVVAPDLPGFGLTERPTRGAFAYTFEAIAKVVGRFTEVLGLKRFAIYVFDYGVPTGFRLALAHPDRITAIVSQNGNAYAEGLSEGWNPIRRYWENETDENREALRGLLSADSIRWQYEHGVPDTSRVSPDGWTLDAHYTQRPGVDDIQLDLFLDYRSNVAMYPDFQRYLRERAPKLLAIWGRNDPFFISPGAEAFKRDVPDAEVRLLDTGHFALETHAREIGAAVRDFLGRHPG
- a CDS encoding nuclear transport factor 2 family protein — translated: MTPTDVVRTFYDRLAAGDAPSALGLMAPDIEWITMWHYKVEGRGPAAVAKGLFGPLMAEWASFSLAPSTFIAEGGTVVSLGAFRGVHGATGKAAEAPYAHVWTVNDGRIVRFRQYIDTLAVAEARRA
- a CDS encoding alpha/beta fold hydrolase; protein product: MTYGKIGAALAGAAAFVASAAMAGPLPSTTATTTYHRAQVDGVGVFYREAGPKDAPTIVLLHGFPSSSRGYDKLIPVLATRYHLIAPDFPGFGQSDAPPPSAYAYTFDHLAQTTDLLLEALHLDRYSLYIFDYGAPVGMRLALAHPERLQALISQNGNVYREGLGAKWARIAEYWADPSAHPEVLDAFLSPEATEQRHTAGTSHPERYDPDTWTDEIARLSRPGQREIQAALLHDYRTNVAAYPAWQAWLRQHRPPTLVAWGANDPSFVAAGATAFRADLPDAEVHLLDAGHFALDEKNDEIAALILPFMAEHVPSP
- a CDS encoding TIGR04282 family arsenosugar biosynthesis glycosyltransferase is translated as MRDATCAVAVMAKAPRAGLSKTRLCPPLAPDQAAALSAAFLRDTTDNLFAAAREAPISPYAAYAPAGSEGIVKLHLAPGTALVLADGTAPAPPGVEGFGRCLFQALEGLLARGHAAACVLSSDVPTLPTRLLIDAARLLLEPGERGVLGPCDDGGYYLLGLKRAHARLFADIAWSTDAVAGTTRRRAAEIGLDLVEIEAWYDVDDAAALGRMCAEAHGYGAPATRAALSRLGIPDSVPA
- a CDS encoding DUF4239 domain-containing protein; amino-acid sequence: MLQAVMHPETVYRYSIWAVALSLGGCGVGAALLIGVAMERVLPASTRQRDNALTAAILSIVGLTFGVLLAFVAMLAWERFDAAETAASHEAALLLDLGKVAAAMPDPERTHLLGSLAAYARAVRELEWPDQAEGRAVPAGSPPLDRADAVVIGMHPQDIGTGNLQAALIAGLTRLRDARNERRAAAESQFPPVIWVVVVAGGAATLMCAALLGTASLRLHLALTSLLSLSGVLVLVMIVALGHPFQGDLRVTPKAFTEVEDAIGAPLREAPP
- a CDS encoding radical SAM/SPASM domain-containing protein; this translates as MLDEARAGDATAALADAAPPPAVDPRRYHEAADPQRSPVAARPPVCLYLEVTNRCNLLCTTCPRTYVELEPPADLSWDLFTHIVDQIPDLKRAVLHGVGEPMLVKDLPKMVRHLKDRGTTVLFNTNGTVLNERNGRALVDAGLDELRVSLDASTRENYLAVRGVDYFERILKNVARFRAMQEREGFARPRVSAWLTGLKETVAELPAFVRLAADIGVREVYLQRLVYFDEGAVGLARPDQALFESLAAGEAEHIAEAERVASRLGLVFSASGAASEPGLSLERKADSNPWSLCGRPWTVMYFTANGRALPCCIAPFAQAGYENYTLGDATQETLREIWNGARYRDFRAALQSDRPPTACANCGLRWSL
- a CDS encoding cytochrome b/b6 domain-containing protein; amino-acid sequence: MSATVIAAPAPRARRLHPWPVRAMHWLNAVAMIAMIGSGWGIYDDAVVFHFVYFWDGLKLGSWAAQSLLYHFAFMWLLLINGAVYLVYGFATGRFRERLLPIRPAEIVETVRDTLHLRIAHEDLTVYNAVQKFLYIIVILAGIAQVVTGLALWKPTQFSGLIALFGGFQGARVAHFAGMAVIVGFLTVHVALALLVPRTLVAMVAGGPRVPPRRDAAGPAEVAR
- a CDS encoding molybdopterin-dependent oxidoreductase — encoded protein: MKSPFRPASLPNPAILDDHRGAIRTLERRGLLRGGLSLGALTMLTGCDVAQPDSVQSGLLRMSAFNDWVQARLFDPNKLAPEFPASLALRPPRFNAYYDIEKVKPVDGETWRLELAGLIADKRPWTLRDIAALPRREIVIRHVCVEGWSYIGQWSGVPLRAFLERVGADLSARYVAFKTADDYPSSIDMASALHPQTLLATSYGGDALADPFGFPLRLRTAVKLGFKNPKWITAIEVSNTYTGGYWEKLGFNWFAGL
- a CDS encoding pyridoxal phosphate-dependent aminotransferase; this encodes MSGPADTGEAAARASSAGGSFPLAAFLSRWADCAVQDLAASDSQTLPLSTLLRYAGAEDLRRWHGVGLGYADPRGAPWLRSAIAGRYEALGTSGVLACNGAQEAMACVLRAALRPDDHAIVVVPIYGPSELAVTSLCATSGVALDPDRSWSLDLHRVAAAIRPNTRLVLANFPNSPTGASLDRAALDGLVALCRRHGLWLVNDEVYGRTDARGGAAPVVDRYERGVSVDGLSKGFGLPGLRVGWAACRDEGLLDRAMAQKSLLSSCLSGPSEVLAHIALGMEGRITALSRSIGRRNHRRLRALLDRFPDLFEADAPANLAFAFPRFRGAGGAVRFAEALARQAGLLVPPSTLWRSPLAQVPDDRLRIGLGRLGSGPALAALEAHLIRSAPSRGGAACTG